AGAAGGTTCTAGAGGATTCCGGAGGGATCCAGAAGTCCAAAAGTGGGTCCACCACGACCCAAGGGCTGTCATGGGCTGAGGGGAGGCGCCCTGGCTTTAGTGGGCTAGGCgcaccaagtcctcaaaagcccatgtggctagggaaggggaaaagggggagtcctagtaggaataggattgtgcttggagtccaagtcctctcCCCCTTGGCTGCGCCCTAGGGCTTGGAGGGGCTGTTCCCCatgcccctccacctatatataaaGGGGAGGGGCACCCCAAGAGGACACACCAAGCCCTTGGCGCCCCTCTCTCCCCCGTTACTCCGTAGTTCCTCCGTCCTCGTTCTAGTAGCGCTACTGAAttagctccaccaccaccatcaccaccatgtcgtcgtgctggTTGTGATCCCGTCTACTTCTCCGCcttgtcttgctggatcaaggaggaggaggagacatcATCGAGCCgtacgtgtgctaaactcggaggtgtcatccgttcggcactagatcggttggatcatgatcggatcgcgaagagtacaaatacatcaaccacgttatatacgcttccgctttcggtctatgagggtatgtagacacactctcccctctcgttgctatgcttctcctagatagatcttgggtgttcacatgaattttttttattttcatgctTCGGTCCCCATCAATACATATATTTCTAAACATTTGAACATTACATAGTAAAATTGTAGACCTTAGCATATTAGGCTTAAATAAAGATTTATTTATACATGTGGACATCATTAATTCAACATGTTACACTTACATCAGGTTGATGCTCACCAAATACTGAGAATCTAAAAAAAAGTTGCTCGCAACACACAAGGTTTTTTTGGGCGGTGTTTCTCCAAAAATAAGCACATTCACTTGGAGCGTGTTAGTGAGACTTCAAATAGCTAATACTGATACGGCTGAAGGAAAATAAGAATAGTTCAAAATATTACATGTCGGCTTGTCAACACGATTGAAAGAGcatggtgcccccatgtttggttttggtagtTGATGACAATCACTGTGGACTAATGGTTGCTTTGAGCTATACTTTAAAGTTTGTCCATAggctttgcttgaagaccatacGTTTGTTTCAAGGTTTAAAGAAGAATATTATTTGTTGACCAATGTGTTATTCATGGagttatccaaagattggtcatgtgagagttgagcatATTGCAAGCATGCCTTGAGGAAGAAAaatgtgtgatcattcatgttacCTTTAAGACACCACTTTTATGAAAAGAGAAGATAAgatacaaggttgatcaagactaagtacaAAGAGTGgattcaagttgatcaacacacaaggCATAGAAGATATACCGAGTGAGATCAATTGATCTCacggtatggtaagcattgtccattacaatttgtgtactaacccatcaTCCATTTGTGTGGTGGTTTTATGTGAGGCTAGGTACTTTTCCATGGGCTTGCATCAAGAGGAAGATTTCATATAACacatggaggatgacatcaagcgtgatcgtcatcaaggttgtgttgtgcaagttcaagtggagcatcacgaagagatcacaTGCTTGAAGCTTTCTGTCCATTCTGGTGataatggacttgtgaagatgtgcagaagagaggctcacccatagtggagcatgggggagcGATCTATCAGTCTTCATCGAGTCAGCGCAATCAAGGAAGGTGGTCCAACTTGTGGAGGACAAGATCgacatcatctagctcaagtggattatgcgcaaggcaaaggtttgaccttgataggttttctactTTACCGGGCTCATGGTGTTAGTTGAGAGACCGGGTTATAGAATtgattgtcgtactatcaaggggggggctctcgagtgagtagcttgattatatcgttcatagagagctcaaaccattgcatccttggcatcatctttcttggttcttgtttggctTTTCTCTATTTGAGTTTTGGAGCATGTAGtcatcttcatgacaagctcAAATTCATCGAATATGCATGTTTTAGCAAAGACACTCGATGCAAATGTTTTCAAATGAAGATAGTCATCCACCACTAATGGTAAAGATCTCTCATCCTGAAGGATGCGAAACTTAATTAGGACTACAAATCTGAGAGAAAGAAACTTACTAATATATATTGGAGGAGACTAAGGGTTGTCATTTTCTCTCACATACGCATGGCAGTTTCTGGAAAGAAGGAAATTTTGAGGCAAAACACGTAGAAACTGTCGTCGTTTGATCTCGCGTCGCAACTAAAATTGACAGGAAAATGCTTTTGGTTGCCACCCCCTCCCAGGGAACGTAGAAACACGTAGAAACTGTCGTCATTTAAAAGAttgctactccctctgtaaactaatataagaccttttagatCACTGTACATCAACACAAAACTGGGAAGTGAACGAGTGGTAACTCTCTACTGCCACCACCGATCACAGACACACCAACCCCACACATCCAATTTTTCAAAAAATATAACCAATAGTCTGACACGGCACACCAGTGGACGAAGGAGGCCGAGATGCAAGTCCACACAGAGAGGAAAAAGGCGTAGGAACACTCACTGGGCCAATCGACCGCCGGGACCAAGCAAGATGCAGCCACACCCAAAAACACGGATGGGCGGAACGACAACCGTGGTGGACCTCCTCCAACTGCAATGACCCGAGGCAGTTGGGTGCAACAACCCACACAAGTTATGATCACTGATAACGGACCCCCCTGCTAAATCGCCTACGCTCTCTCTCCAAACACACATTAGAATGTGGAAGAGACACAACAACACTCAGATTAGCATTGGGCTAACACACAACACATGCAATTTGACCAAGCGGGGAGCATTGCTCCACATGACTAACCTACAAGGCCCACATCGCGATCTCGAACTGACCAGCAGGATCCACCTCCCTAGAAAACCCCATAACACTCACTACTTAGAAAATTTAAGGATTTTTACAACCATGTTATTTTGATGTGACTTAGGTATATTGGCAATATGTAATGGAACCAATATGCATACCAGTTAGTGTTCATTTGTTAGGAAGGCGGCAGAGAAGCATGCTATGCGAGCCCATGCGTCTATACAAAATAAGAGGGCATGGTTGATAGTAACCTCATAGAAAAATATACCCTATTGAAACTAAGTTATGCTCACATAAAGGTATTAAACAATCAAAAATCTAATTGCATAATTTGAATTACAACTCCATGGTCCGGATCTAGTACAAGTGGTCCATTGCTAACTGTACGAAAAATAAGAGTCAATTACAACACCGGTGCTTAAATTTAACGAGAAAAGTCACTTTAATACTCAACATAAACTAAAGAAATTTAATTCAGCAAAAACAGTGCGGGGTCTGTGATTCAAACATACGGCCAAAGGTTATAGAGAAGCCGGAGATACCACTCCAACCAACGAGATCTCATCTTTTTAAAGTATAATTAAACTTTATGACAATATACCAAACATAATTTAAAAACAATTTAAAATGTTTATGTCATTTAAAAATAATTCACGTGTTATTTTAAAACATATTCACAAAATTTAAAATGAATTAAAATGTTTATATAATACAAATAGTATTAGTGTGAGGAACTGCAATCTGAGGGCGCACTAGTCTTGTAGTATTTTTAGAAAACACGTAAACTTTTATATACTATATTTGTAAACAACTTAAAATATTTATTAAAGCATGAACATTTTTATATAATACATGAACATTTTATTAAAAGGATGGAAAATTTTAAACTTCTATGAGATACGTACATTTCTAAAATTACTTTAATATTTTATTTAATATACACAAACTTTTAAAATTATAAAATATTTCCATAATTCATAATTTAGTTATATGTATTTTTGTTAAAATTATCTCATAGATAATTTATGACATTACATGGGAAAAAATTAtacaatttattttatttatatgtATATTTTTTATAACACAGATTATAATTTAcatattttttttaaaattttatAAATGAAAAAGCCTAGCATGTTGGAAATGGGCTGCACTGCTGTACGTCTTAGCCAAACGAGCGTgttatgttataaagagaaatttTTCATTTTTTACGTGAGATCTCGTTGGTTGGAGTGCTGTCCGTGGCCGCTATATATTGCCCTAGGTTTCTTTTTTGAATCATCGACCCGGTATAACTTTTGCTGGAATAAATTCTTAATTTATGTTGTTTAGCCATATGTATATAAAGATTAAGAATCCATAAATGACAACAAATGTGTTGGGCCGACTGGCTAGCCACGCACGCATGCGAGCAGCTTGTTGAGGGTCCGAATCCCCACCGTCCGAGCCAAGTTGTGGCACTAGTGTATGATGCGGATTTTTGGCATTGAAGTGACTTTTCTTGTCAAGTTTAAGCACCGATGGTGTAATTGACTCAAAAATTAAAACAGACAATCCCTTTCGCCTCTGTCCTCGTCTCTCGTCCTTTCTGTAGTAGGTTTTGTTCTCAACGCGGCGTTGTTCCAACGGTGTCACCTTGAATATGGAGCAGCCTCCAAGAAGTATGGCGATGGAACGCCGAGCGCGGGATAAGATTATGCTAGACCTGCTTTTTTTTTGACAAAATTGCAATACGGGCAGTTATTATGATCGGGCCGCTAATAGCGGCTCTGCTACACTTGCTCTAAATATATGTCTGTGCATGGCACTTATTTAAATCTGGACTTTGTGAAATGGTTTCTatacatgtactccctctgtcctaTAATATAAGACGATTTTTGATACTAGTGTAGTGttaaaaaatgtcttacattatgggacggaggaagtATTAAAGAATTTGTTGGAGAAGCTTGTGCTTGTATCTGTCAACGGTAACAATAAACTGTCCTCCCCCGCAAAAAGCAAACAAACATAAACTGTCCTCAGCCCTTCGTACGATTGATTTCCTTGAAGAAAATGCAAATCATGACTTTGTGGGATGCTTTTGAGTTCACTCTTGTCGAGCTCCATATCACATTTAATAGTGAGAACAACCTGTACGTTTTGCTCTGTACCATGCTGATATGAGTAGATCATACTTACTTGCTGAAACACGCTAGGCAGAAACGGTGTTGATGAACGAACTCCATGCTGTTTAATCACTTtactctttttttttgcgggaacaCTTTACTCATTATTTAATCAATCAGTACAAAATTATATATTCTTGTATCATGCGAACATCGAGAAGAGAAACGGGAAGGCGAATTCTCCTGGACACGCCGCGCTAGGAGAAAGTGGACTATAGCGATCAATGAGATGAGAGCACGTATCCTAAGGCAAAGCCATGCTCGATCAGAGCTGTGGAAACGCCTCACAGTGTTCAGTTTTACGCTTACGCTTAAGGGAAAATATGTTCTTGACGGGCGGCCGTCAATTAGTTCCCTTGCTTTGCTTAGCAGCACAGCTTGGCGCGCAAGTCAGCCGCGTCCACCTCCTTGGCGGCGCCCGACGGCCGGTAGTACCCGGTCACCGGGTCCGGCACCCACGCCGCCTTCTCCACGCCAGCGCCCACGTCTTTCCTCGCAGCCATTGCGCTCTTCGCCGCGACGGCGGTCTTCTCCTCAGCAGCGGCGCTCCTCCCTGCTCCCTTCACCATGGCCGCGGCCGCACAGTAGCCCCTCCTACACGGGCAACATCAACAAAGAACCATTAGTATGGAACTACAGATATGCCATGAAACAACACCAGACATGGCATGAATCCAACTGCATCTCGTATCACGGCAAAGATTGCAGACCTTTGTGCGAGGAGGCTGACACAGCGCGACGCGACTCTCTCCATGGGGTCAGGATTATCttcctcttctcttctcttctatTTTCTCTCGCTGTGCTCTCTTGTAAAATGCCTCTAAATTATGTGCGATGTGAGGGGGAAGCGTGCGGGGAGGGCCTTGTTATATAGGCCAGGAAGAGAGGAGCTCGAACTCTGAGAGCCACGGAAGGAGTTGGATACGAAGGCTCATGGAAGACGGCCATACGCCTACCGAATCAAAGGTCGTTGGCCACGTGTAGGCCAAAGCGGCTGGGATCCTGGAATCCGTGGCGGGCAAGTTGGCCTGTAGGTGGAGGAGCCACCTTGGCCATGTATTGTAGGCCAAAATTCGCTGGCCAACCAACCGGGGGAAAAAGCCACGACAGCTTTCGCGCCTTCTCTCGCCGGGAATGGAATTTCGGTAGATTTTTGTATTGTCGTGGCCACGGTTCAAAGGTTCGCTCGTTCGTTCGGCGCGCCAACACGGATCGCACGCCGAACCGGCAGGTCCATTCAATGTTGCCTCCAAAGGTTCGGTGTCACGCTCGAACAGATGCTACAACCTAAGGTGTGTGTCACGAAAAGGCATCGTGGTAGTATGTGCTTTTGTTCGGTGCGCCCTCATGCGAATATGCGGCGCCGAATTAACGGTTTGTACGTGCGAGatccgaaatgtttgggcacggcACGGCCCGGGAATTCCTGGACTAATTCTTCTAGGCGCTCACGTACCGATCTTCTTTTTTTAGAGGAAACTGCTGCCTTGTTATTACTTATTAGTTCGTGACAATATCAGCCACCATATATGACATCTCTAATACCAGACGGAGAAATATGAAACCAAGTTTTGCATAAATTTAAAAGGCAGCCCTCCCTAGCTAAGTTGCGCTCACGTACCCATCTGATCGGACGCCTTTAGAGCATCCAGccgttgccccccccccccccccccccaagaacGCATAAAAATCGCCCCCTGGAGACGAGCCGGCGATACAATAGGCGCTGGGGGCGGTTTTGCGCCCAGTCGTCGCCCCCAGGCGCCGAAATTGGCCCACTTTTCAGCCCCATTTCGGTGAATAAAGGGCCCATATGGGCGAGAATAGgcccatattcggcgtggttcGCCGTGTCTCGGCGTTCAATTATCAACACAATTTGTTCTTATCACATATTTCATCACAGAAAAATCAAATACTTCAACAAAATAGtacaacaacaaatagttcaatacaaattatatagttcaacaaataaaaactcatatttcatcacacggcgtctcccttgagcctccataggtgctcaaTCAGATCGTtctgcagttgatgatgcacctgtgggtctcggatctcctgacgcatactgagataggcagtccaggttgccggtagctggtgatcaacttcggctagaggaccctgcctgtagtATGGTTCAGTATCAAACACTGGGTCTTCTTGCTcgctctcgatgatcatgttgtgcaagatgacacaacaagtcataatctcccacatttgatctttggaccaggtctgagcggggtaccggacaacagcaaatcgagattggagcacaccaaatgcccgctcgacatccttcctgcaagcctcctgaatCTTCGCAAACCAGGCGTTCTTGCCTCCTGCCACAGGGTTTGAGATCGTCTTCACAAATGtcgaccatctcggatagatgccatcagctagatagtaccccttgttgtagtgccgcccattgatctcgaagttcaccggaggagaatgaccttcaacaagcttggcaaagacaggagagcactgcagcacgttgatgtcattgtgagttcctggcataccaaagaaggagtgccaaatccagaggtcctgtgtggccaccACCTCAAGTACCACACCgcaaccgcctttggcgcctttgtacatcccctgccaagcaaatgggcaattcttccatttccaatgcatgcagtcgatgcttccaagcatcccaggaaatcctcttgctgtattctgtgctaggatccgagcagtgtcttccgcattgggtgttctcaagtattgcggtccaaacactgccaccactgcccgacaaaacttgtagaaacactatatgctggtggactcggccatgcgcccatagtcgtcgagtgaatcaccgggagctccgtatgcaagcatcctcatcgctgTCGTGCACTTTTTGATGGAGGTGAATCCAAGGGCGCCGGTGCAATccatcttgcacttgaagtagttgtcgaactcccggatggaattcacaatcctgaggaagagctttcggctcatccgataacggcgcTAAAATGTTTTCTCGCCGTGAAGTGGAgcatcggcgaagtagtcggagtagagcatgcagtagccttcgagacgatgccggttctttgctttcacccgccCCGGCACCGAcccacctcgccgcggcttttcattgctcgccagcagctgggcgagggcggcgagcaccatgagatgctcttcttcctggacgtcggcctgggcttcctcctccagcagcgcggcgagcgcttcctcgtcatccgagtccatcgccgaggcaggcaaatcgccgaacacc
The Aegilops tauschii subsp. strangulata cultivar AL8/78 chromosome 3, Aet v6.0, whole genome shotgun sequence genome window above contains:
- the LOC109783647 gene encoding protein SENESCENCE-ASSOCIATED GENE 21, mitochondrial encodes the protein MERVASRCVSLLAQRRGYCAAAAMVKGAGRSAAAEEKTAVAAKSAMAARKDVGAGVEKAAWVPDPVTGYYRPSGAAKEVDAADLRAKLCC